One region of Microbacterium rhizosphaerae genomic DNA includes:
- the recR gene encoding recombination mediator RecR has product MYDGIVQDLIDEFGRLPGIGPKSAQRITFHILQTPNFDVSHLAQLLAEVREKVRFCEICGNVSEQDRCAICRDPRRNQTLICVVEDAKDVAAIERTREFRGVYHVLGGAISPIAGIGPDDLRIAQLMQRLADGTVQEVILATNPNLEGEATATYLSRLLHTLEISVTRLASGLPVGGDLEYADEVTLGRAFEGRRSI; this is encoded by the coding sequence ATGTACGACGGCATCGTCCAGGACCTGATCGACGAGTTCGGCCGCCTCCCCGGCATCGGGCCGAAGTCGGCGCAGCGCATCACGTTCCACATCCTGCAGACCCCGAACTTCGACGTCTCCCACCTTGCGCAGCTGCTCGCCGAGGTGCGCGAGAAGGTGCGCTTCTGCGAGATCTGCGGCAACGTCTCGGAGCAGGATCGCTGCGCCATCTGCCGCGACCCGCGCCGCAACCAGACGCTCATCTGCGTCGTCGAGGACGCGAAGGATGTCGCGGCCATCGAGCGCACGCGCGAATTCCGCGGGGTCTATCACGTCCTGGGCGGCGCGATCAGCCCGATCGCGGGAATCGGGCCCGACGACCTGCGCATCGCGCAGCTCATGCAGCGGCTCGCGGACGGCACGGTGCAGGAGGTCATCCTCGCGACCAACCCCAATCTCGAGGGCGAGGCGACCGCGACCTACCTCAGCCGGTTGCTCCACACGCTCGAGATCTCCGTGACACGACTCGCCTCCGGCCTGCCCGTCGGCGGCGACCTGGAGTACGCCGACGAGGTCACGCTCGGCCGCGCGTTCGAGGGACGCCGGTCCATATGA
- a CDS encoding DNA polymerase III subunit gamma and tau, whose amino-acid sequence MTTALYRRYRPETFGEMIGQAQVTEPLMTALRSDRVGHAYLFSGPRGCGKTTSARILARCLNCAEGPTDVPCGTCDSCIELGRGGGGSLDVVEIDAASHNGVDDARDLRERAIFAPARDRFKIFILDEAHMVTPQGFNALLKLVEEPPDHVKFIFATTEPEKVIGTIRSRTHHYPFRLVAPAAMLDYVAQLCETEGVHVEAGVLPLVVRAGGGSPRDTLSLLDQLIAGSDSEDDRVLVRYARAVALLGYTPGELLDEVIDAFAGQDAAAAFAAVDRVVQTGQDPRRFVDDLLERLRDLIVIAATGAGAASVMRGVPADELERMSRQAAAFGSERLSRTADLVIATLDEMTGATSPRLQLELMVARVLAHGGPAAAAPVAPVAQAAAPAVAQVSAPEPSRAPVVERAGNERDDTSQADDESSPRFESPADPHEEAAQPVGASTSTAAAAPASEPAPAAAVPAAAAPAGPLTVERLRESWPDVLARLERISRSSWLVASAASVADLRDGDVLTLAFRSASDLNRFKQRSADGGPSEALRAAIRGVTGVTVKYLARMEDDSAPEGPGGDDGGSGPRTPPPPADGGTGAAAPRSTAARAAGPARPAERRAVTPERQASASATVTEWAVAPIPTSTPPSASTSPGRSLAVDDDPEEPPARMATATIAREGDVLPAADVVPSMDEPPAYDDEDAPPPPPDDDIPTIVAPRLTPTVTARADGVQRYGEAVVRQVLGATFVREETYESGTRFS is encoded by the coding sequence GTGACCACCGCTCTGTATCGCCGCTACCGTCCCGAGACGTTCGGCGAGATGATCGGCCAGGCACAGGTGACCGAGCCGCTCATGACGGCGCTGCGCAGCGACCGGGTCGGTCACGCGTACCTGTTCTCGGGGCCCCGCGGCTGCGGCAAGACCACCTCGGCGCGCATCCTCGCACGCTGCCTGAACTGCGCCGAGGGGCCGACCGACGTCCCGTGCGGGACGTGCGACAGCTGCATCGAGCTCGGCCGTGGCGGTGGCGGATCGCTCGACGTCGTCGAGATCGACGCGGCGAGTCACAACGGCGTCGACGACGCCCGCGACCTGCGCGAGCGTGCGATCTTCGCCCCGGCCCGCGACCGCTTCAAGATCTTCATCCTGGACGAGGCGCACATGGTGACCCCCCAGGGGTTCAACGCGCTGCTGAAGCTCGTCGAGGAGCCGCCGGACCACGTCAAGTTCATCTTCGCCACGACCGAGCCCGAGAAGGTCATCGGCACGATCCGTTCGCGCACCCACCACTACCCGTTCCGTCTCGTCGCGCCCGCCGCCATGCTCGACTACGTCGCTCAGCTGTGCGAGACCGAGGGCGTGCACGTGGAGGCGGGTGTCCTCCCGCTCGTCGTGCGCGCTGGGGGAGGGTCTCCGCGAGACACGCTGTCGCTCCTGGACCAGCTGATCGCCGGCTCCGACTCGGAGGACGATCGGGTGCTCGTGCGGTACGCCCGCGCCGTCGCCCTCCTCGGCTACACGCCGGGTGAGCTCCTGGACGAGGTCATCGACGCGTTCGCGGGTCAGGATGCGGCTGCCGCCTTCGCCGCGGTCGATCGTGTGGTGCAGACCGGACAGGATCCGCGGCGCTTCGTCGACGACCTGCTCGAGCGTCTGCGCGACCTCATCGTCATCGCGGCGACGGGCGCCGGCGCGGCGAGCGTCATGCGGGGCGTGCCGGCGGACGAACTGGAGAGGATGTCGCGCCAGGCCGCCGCGTTCGGCTCCGAGCGGTTGTCGCGCACCGCCGACCTCGTGATCGCGACGCTCGACGAGATGACGGGCGCGACGTCGCCGCGCCTGCAGCTGGAGTTGATGGTGGCCCGCGTGCTCGCCCACGGCGGTCCCGCGGCTGCGGCCCCGGTCGCGCCCGTGGCGCAGGCCGCCGCGCCCGCCGTGGCGCAGGTCTCCGCTCCTGAGCCGTCCCGAGCGCCGGTCGTCGAGCGAGCGGGGAACGAGCGAGACGACACGTCGCAGGCCGACGACGAGTCGTCACCCCGTTTCGAGTCGCCCGCCGACCCGCACGAGGAAGCCGCGCAGCCGGTCGGAGCTTCCACGTCCACGGCAGCCGCTGCACCGGCTTCCGAGCCCGCGCCCGCCGCTGCCGTGCCCGCAGCTGCCGCTCCCGCCGGGCCGCTGACCGTGGAGCGCCTGCGCGAGTCGTGGCCCGACGTCCTCGCCCGGCTCGAGCGCATCAGTCGTTCCTCGTGGCTCGTCGCCTCGGCCGCAAGCGTGGCCGACCTTCGCGACGGCGACGTCCTGACGCTGGCCTTCCGCAGTGCGAGCGACCTCAACCGCTTCAAGCAGCGCTCGGCGGACGGCGGCCCGAGCGAGGCACTGCGCGCGGCGATCCGCGGGGTCACCGGTGTCACGGTGAAGTACCTCGCGCGGATGGAGGACGACTCGGCACCCGAGGGTCCCGGTGGCGACGACGGCGGATCCGGCCCGCGCACGCCCCCTCCCCCCGCTGACGGCGGCACCGGCGCGGCCGCACCGCGGAGCACCGCCGCACGGGCGGCCGGGCCCGCGCGCCCCGCCGAGCGACGTGCCGTCACCCCCGAGCGCCAGGCGTCGGCATCCGCCACCGTCACCGAGTGGGCCGTCGCGCCGATCCCGACCAGCACGCCCCCGAGCGCGTCGACAAGCCCGGGCCGGTCGCTGGCCGTCGACGACGACCCGGAAGAGCCGCCCGCCCGCATGGCCACCGCGACGATCGCCCGTGAGGGCGACGTGCTCCCCGCCGCCGATGTCGTCCCGTCGATGGACGAGCCGCCCGCCTACGACGACGAGGACGCGCCTCCGCCGCCGCCCGACGACGACATCCCCACGATCGTGGCGCCCCGTCTCACGCCCACCGTGACGGCGCGCGCCGACGGGGTCCAGCGTTACGGCGAGGCGGTCGTGCGTCAGGTGCTCGGTGCGACTTTCGTCCGCGAGGAGACCTACGAGTCCGGCACGAGGTTCTCCTGA
- a CDS encoding glycoside hydrolase family 65 protein produces the protein MIDRDRFPVDEWRLVETAFSLDDAGVTETLFAVGNGYLGLRGNHPEGRFAHEHGTFVNGFHETFAIQHAENAYGLAEVGQTIVDAPDAKVMRVYVDDEPLSLDVDELLEYERVLDLRDGVMRRHLLWRTPSGKDVLVDYQRLVSFDERHLAVMQLDVTVLNADAPVTITCQLVNRQDGEDVYGGAAPANTGAATFDPRKAERLRERVLQPQEFWQDGLRSVLSYRVTRSGMTIAVVADHIIETDNAYTARQQIEPDMAKNVFRVQARAGVPVRVRKLVAYHTSRGVPARELVDRGRRVLDRAATEHVSRLFERQRAWLDAFWARSDVRIGGRPDVQQATRWCLYQLAQAAARADSMGVPAKGVTGSGYSGHYFWDTEIYVVPFLSYTTPLWARNALRMRYLMLPAARRRAAMLNEAGALFPWRSISGEEASAYYAAGTAQYHINADVAFALAKYVRASGDEAFVEAEGVDILVETARLWATLGFWREVHGVGTFHIHGVTGPDEYTTVVNDNMFTNVMARFNLRYAARTVRELADKDGEMYRRLVARLHLDPAEPDAWEMAAEAMHIPYSDALGIHPQDEVFLEREVWDLENTPADKRPLLLHFHPLVIYRYQVLKQADVVLALFLQGNHFTREQKRADFDYYDPLTTGDSTLSAVVQSILAAEVGYQDLALEYFYQALFVDLADLHHNASDGVHVASAGGVWSALVSGFGGMRDHFGQLSFDPRLPFQWDHLEFAMQWHGTPLHVRVERDALHVRADAGDPVTFEVRGVMHTVEGGGQLVIPLQGQGPVIVGRPSHDRFSTARREDGTLLSASVPTVTSAIPIIDDVGFIDTAADD, from the coding sequence ATGATCGATCGCGACCGCTTCCCCGTCGACGAGTGGCGCCTGGTGGAGACCGCGTTCTCGCTGGACGACGCCGGTGTCACCGAGACGCTCTTCGCCGTCGGCAACGGATATCTCGGCCTGCGCGGGAACCACCCCGAGGGCCGGTTCGCGCACGAGCACGGCACGTTCGTCAACGGCTTCCACGAGACCTTCGCGATCCAGCACGCGGAGAACGCCTACGGCCTCGCCGAGGTCGGGCAGACGATCGTGGATGCGCCGGACGCCAAGGTCATGCGCGTGTACGTCGACGACGAGCCGCTGTCTCTCGACGTCGACGAGCTGCTCGAGTACGAGCGCGTGCTCGATCTGCGCGACGGCGTCATGCGCCGCCACCTTCTCTGGCGCACACCGTCCGGCAAGGACGTGCTCGTCGACTACCAGCGCCTCGTGTCGTTCGACGAGCGCCACCTCGCGGTGATGCAGCTCGACGTCACGGTGCTGAACGCCGATGCGCCCGTCACGATCACCTGCCAGCTCGTCAACCGCCAGGACGGCGAGGACGTGTACGGCGGCGCCGCTCCGGCCAACACGGGTGCGGCGACCTTCGACCCGCGCAAGGCCGAGCGCCTGCGCGAGCGGGTGCTCCAGCCGCAGGAGTTCTGGCAGGACGGGCTGCGTTCCGTGCTCAGCTACCGCGTGACGCGGTCGGGGATGACGATCGCCGTCGTCGCGGACCACATCATCGAGACCGACAACGCCTACACCGCGCGGCAGCAGATCGAGCCGGACATGGCCAAGAACGTCTTCCGGGTCCAGGCGAGGGCCGGCGTGCCGGTGCGCGTCCGCAAGCTCGTCGCGTATCACACGTCACGCGGCGTGCCGGCGCGCGAGCTCGTCGACCGCGGTCGCCGCGTCCTGGATCGGGCGGCCACGGAGCACGTGTCGCGGCTGTTCGAACGGCAGCGCGCCTGGCTCGACGCCTTCTGGGCCCGATCGGACGTGCGGATCGGCGGCCGCCCGGATGTGCAGCAGGCGACGCGCTGGTGCCTCTACCAGCTCGCGCAGGCCGCGGCTCGCGCCGACTCCATGGGCGTGCCGGCCAAGGGCGTGACGGGGTCGGGGTACAGCGGCCACTACTTCTGGGACACCGAGATCTACGTGGTGCCCTTCCTCTCGTACACGACGCCGCTGTGGGCGCGGAATGCGCTGCGCATGCGCTACCTCATGCTGCCCGCCGCCCGGCGCAGGGCCGCGATGCTCAACGAGGCCGGCGCGCTGTTCCCGTGGCGCTCCATCAGCGGTGAGGAGGCGTCCGCCTACTACGCGGCCGGCACGGCGCAGTACCACATCAACGCGGACGTGGCCTTCGCGCTCGCGAAGTACGTCCGCGCGAGCGGCGACGAGGCCTTCGTCGAGGCCGAGGGCGTCGACATCCTCGTCGAGACCGCCCGGCTCTGGGCGACGCTCGGGTTCTGGCGCGAGGTTCACGGTGTCGGCACCTTCCACATCCACGGCGTGACAGGTCCCGACGAGTACACGACCGTCGTGAACGACAACATGTTCACGAACGTCATGGCCCGGTTCAACCTGCGCTACGCCGCCCGCACGGTGCGAGAGCTCGCCGACAAGGACGGGGAGATGTACCGGCGGCTCGTCGCACGTCTGCACCTCGACCCCGCCGAGCCGGACGCGTGGGAGATGGCCGCCGAGGCGATGCACATCCCGTACAGCGACGCCCTCGGCATCCATCCCCAGGACGAGGTCTTCCTCGAGCGCGAGGTCTGGGACCTGGAGAACACGCCGGCCGACAAGCGCCCGCTGCTCCTGCACTTCCACCCGCTGGTGATCTACCGGTACCAGGTGCTCAAGCAGGCCGACGTCGTGCTCGCGCTGTTCCTGCAGGGCAACCACTTCACGCGCGAGCAGAAGCGCGCCGACTTCGACTACTACGACCCGCTGACGACCGGCGACTCGACGCTGTCGGCGGTCGTGCAGTCGATCCTCGCGGCCGAGGTGGGGTACCAGGACCTCGCGCTCGAGTACTTCTACCAGGCGCTGTTCGTCGACCTCGCGGATCTGCACCACAACGCGTCGGACGGCGTGCACGTCGCCTCGGCCGGCGGCGTCTGGTCCGCCCTGGTCAGCGGATTCGGCGGGATGCGCGACCACTTCGGTCAGCTCTCGTTCGATCCGCGCCTGCCGTTCCAGTGGGACCACCTCGAGTTCGCCATGCAGTGGCACGGCACGCCGTTGCACGTCCGCGTCGAGCGCGACGCACTGCACGTGCGGGCGGATGCGGGCGACCCTGTGACGTTCGAGGTGCGCGGCGTCATGCACACCGTCGAGGGTGGCGGGCAGCTCGTGATCCCGCTGCAGGGGCAGGGGCCGGTCATCGTGGGGCGACCGTCGCACGACCGCTTCTCGACGGCGCGGCGCGAGGACGGAACCCTGCTGTCGGCGTCGGTTCCCACCGTCACGTCCGCCATCCCGATCATCGACGACGTGGGGTTCATCGATACCGCAGCGGACGACTGA
- a CDS encoding HAD family hydrolase, with translation MTSIDLPDLTATRAVLFDLDGVLTPTAEVHMRAWRALFEALFDEWDITPPYTSADYYTHLDGRTRYEGVAAVLRSRDVELHWGDPSDSPDAKTVCGVGNRKNAEFAAILRNEGIAPFPGSLRLLDALAAAGVPVAVVSSSKNAEEVLQAAGIRDRFPVVVDGVVAAREHLASKPAPDIFLLAARELGVEPADSAAVEDAISGVQSAAAGGFGIVVGVDRGVGAEALTAAGATVVVSDLDAFTT, from the coding sequence GTGACGAGCATCGACCTTCCCGATCTGACCGCCACCCGAGCTGTGCTGTTCGATCTGGACGGCGTGCTCACGCCGACGGCCGAGGTGCACATGCGCGCCTGGCGCGCCCTGTTCGAGGCGCTGTTCGACGAGTGGGACATCACGCCCCCCTACACGAGCGCCGACTACTACACGCACCTCGACGGGCGCACGCGCTACGAGGGCGTCGCGGCCGTCCTGCGCTCGCGCGACGTCGAGCTGCACTGGGGCGATCCGTCGGACTCGCCGGATGCCAAGACCGTGTGCGGCGTCGGCAACCGCAAGAACGCGGAGTTCGCCGCCATCCTCCGCAACGAGGGCATCGCGCCCTTCCCCGGTTCGCTGCGCCTGCTCGACGCGCTCGCGGCCGCCGGAGTGCCGGTCGCGGTGGTGTCCAGCTCCAAGAACGCCGAGGAGGTGCTGCAGGCCGCCGGCATCCGCGACCGCTTCCCGGTGGTCGTCGACGGCGTCGTGGCGGCGCGCGAGCACCTGGCGTCGAAGCCGGCGCCCGACATCTTCCTCCTCGCCGCGCGAGAGCTCGGCGTGGAGCCGGCCGACAGCGCCGCCGTCGAGGACGCCATCAGCGGCGTGCAGTCCGCCGCCGCGGGCGGCTTCGGCATCGTCGTCGGCGTCGACCGCGGCGTCGGCGCGGAAGCCCTGACGGCCGCGGGCGCCACCGTGGTCGTCTCCGATCTGGACGCATTCACCACGTGA